One stretch of Podospora bellae-mahoneyi strain CBS 112042 chromosome 2, whole genome shotgun sequence DNA includes these proteins:
- the RCY1 gene encoding F-box protein: endocytic membrane traffic, recycling ReCYcling 1 (COG:U; BUSCO:EOG09260NXJ; EggNog:ENOG503NUKZ), translating into MSNITPLRRAPTTGGVGTGKMTAATTTTAGQKYHQHSTSILKTLQATEMLDTKPVLPAEIIATILDYLPVPELLRFARTSRRYKEMVYDDTRWVARLKSMGVWDEAEARRRFEEAVQRRRQQPISSGVGRGQPIPPPSPTGTTKRESLFFDADLEQERRQHELLQIQLQKQQISDLRDGFETMKVSGGGSRGEPPRDVEGLLLVVKNARSIRGHARQEYGRIYGALAPFYFDLVRARTHTDPLVFKVFRDPDRQARMLANLRSFARSDWADGAEGRREKLEGMTVIFESAVLREFEQGYEFWDVDGRMKKYAHVLEVLNPGSSAGVELFIQKHPIFADREVLANAMDCVNQAMADSITLEPSRRFFEVLGRKVNEQGEIIGRIFPRPQRVFWGFVDKVREEIMVEYITPLFDDAHQRSIPSYLRAVSGIFEQTMLFLRTLTPPEGGEVDQEAKAKEIALRIFEPHIDLYFQDEIDTFTAQAEREVGEWEKKLSEQEASAESFYMGSFANRQADKKDFLTSFKKVVMMPVTVLPTSLGLPIGSPFASSKPAVTAAANGGPSTPSRAGSPAPAGTPGDRASSPLPGKAFADELAAKAALMTSRLEGIKSLFSIEVALSLVHGAKASLGRVAVFIQLGGQVGGEAREMCETIFVTLLRILGNGHVKPGFDKAVTHLSQYNPREVSEHEKGGVAPLVTFIELVNVGDLISQMIDVFYEQQLAQPKIADRNDFLDPAGMAKKKFEQMLDESVAAGLNKGIDVLMDEVEYICATTQLPTDYNPGGISAPDSILSGTIPGMEKAPAPKPPAGAIDMDIGPSKTAQRIKDLVASHTSMLVGSTDKSMLDVFNGEVGLRLFTAVCKHLKRQRISTEGAIKLIADMNLYFEYIRTLKNKDLLAYFKALRELSQIYLIDAKHAKEMATIIADGDRFGGIFRAEEVYEYAERRADWYQVKREVERAMYGLECCVM; encoded by the exons ATGTCgaacatcacccccctccgaCGAGCGCCCACCACGGGCGGGGTTGGAACGGGAAAAATGACTGccgcgacgacgacgacggcggggCAAAAATACCATCAGCACTCGACGAGTATATTGAAGACGTTGCAGGCGACCGAGATGTTGGACACGAAGCCTGTTTTGCCGGCTG AAATCATCGCCACCATACTCGACTACCTCCCCGTCCCGGAGCTCCTCCGCTTCGCCCGAACGTCCCGCCGGTACAAGGAGATGGTCTACGACGACACACGCTGGGTGGCGCGGTTAAAGAGCATGGGTGTCTGGGACGAGGCGGAAGCGAGAAGAAGATTCGAGGAGGCGGTGCAGAGGAGACGACAACAACCTATTAGCagtggggttgggagggggcaGCCGataccacccccatcaccaaccggAACAACAAAAAGAGAGAGTTTATTCTTTGATGCGGATTTAGAACAGGAGAGGAGACAGCACGAGTTGCTGCAGATACAGCTGCAGAAACAGCAGATTTCTGATTTGAGGGATGGGTTTGAGACGATGAAAGTTTCTGGAGGAGGGTCAAGGGGGGAGCCGCCgagggatgtggaggggttgttgctggtggtgaagaacGCGAGGAGTATAAGGGGTCATGCGAGGCAGGAGTATGGGAGGATATACGGGGCGTTGGCGCCGTTTTATTTCGATTTGGTCAGGGCGAGGACGCATACGGATCCGTTGGTTTTCAAGGTTTTTAGGGATCCGGATCGGCAGGCTAGGATGCTGGCTAATTTGAGGAGTTTTGCGAGGAGTGACTGGGCGGatggggcggaggggaggagggagaagttggaggggatgacgGTGATTTTTGAGAGCGCGGTGCTGAGGGAGTTTGAGCAGGGGTATGAGTTTTGGGATGTGGATGGGAGGATGAAAAAGTATGCGCAtgtgttggaggtgttgaatcCGGGGAGTAGTGCGGGGGTAGAGCTGTTTATACAGAAGCATCCGATTTTTGCGGATAGGGAGGTGCTGGCGAATGCGATGGATTGTGTGAATCAGGCCATGGCGGATAGTATCACGCTGGAGCCGTCGAGGAGGTTTTTTgaggtgttggggaggaaggtaAATGAGCAGGGTGAGATCATTGGGAGGATATTCCCGAGGCCACagagggtgttttgggggtttgtggaTAAGGTCAGGGAAGAGATTATGGTCGAGTATATCACGCCtttgtttgatgatgcgCATCAGAGGAGTATACCGAGTTATTTGAGGGCGGTGTCGGGGATTTTTGAGCAGACGATGTTGTTCTTGAGGACGCTGACGCCgccggagggaggggaggtggatcaGGAGGCGAAGGCGAAGGAGATAGCGTTGAGGATTTTTGAGCCGCATATTGATTTGTATTTTCAGGACGAAATCGATACGTTCACGGcgcaggcggagagggaggtgggggagtgggagaagaagttgTCGGAGCAGGAGGCGAGTGCCGAGTCGTTTTATATGGGCAGCTTTGCGAACCGGCAGGCGGACAAGAAGGACTTCTTGACGTCGTTCAAGAAGGTGGTTATGATGCCTGTTACGGTATTGCCTACGAGTCTGGGGTTACCCATAGGGTCGCCGTTTGCAAGTAGTAAACCTGCTGTGACGGCGGCTGCTAATGGTGGACCGTCGACTCCGAGTCGGGCAGGGTCTCCTGCGCCAGCGGGCACTCCTGGCGATCGCGCCAGCAGTCCATTACCAGGCAAAGCATTTGCGGATGAATTGGCAGCCAAGGCGGCGCTGATGACGTCTCGGCTGGAGGGCATCAAATCCCTCTTCAGCATCGAGGTAGCGCTCAGCCTGGTTCACGGAGCTAAAGCCAGCCTAGGTCGTGTCGCTGTCTTCATCCAGCTTGGAGGCCAAGTCGGCGGCGAGGCGCGAGAGATGTGCGAAACCATCTTCGTCACGctcctccgcatcctcgGCAACGGCCACGTCAAGCCTGGTTTCGACAAGGCCGTCACCCATCTATCCCAATACAACCCCCGCGAGGTCAGCGAACACGAAAAGGGAGGCGTGGCCCCCTTGGTCACATTTATCGAGCTGGTCAACGTGGGCGACCTCATCTCCCAGATGATCGACGTCTTTTACGAGCAACAGCTCGCCCAGCCAAAAATTGCCGACAGAAACGACTTTTTGGATCCTGCGGGCATGGCAAAGAAAAAGTTTGAGCAAATGCTCGACGAGAGCGTCGCCGCCGGCCTTAATAAGGGCATCGACGTGCTCATGGACGAGGTGGAATACATTTGCGCCACTACTCAGTTGCCGACGGACTATAACCCGGGGGGTATCTCTGCTCCTGATTCCATTCTGTCAGGGACGATCCCtgggatggagaaggcgcCTGCTCCGAAGCCACCGGCGGGGGCGATAGATATGGACATTGGCCCTTCAAAAACAGCGCAGAGGATCAAGGATCTGGTAGCGTCGCACACCTCGATGTTGGTGGGCAGCACAGACAAGTCGATGCTTGATGTGTTCAATGGCGAGGTTGGGCTCCGGCTCTTTACGGCGGTGTGCAAGCATCTGAAGAGACAGCGGATCAGCACCGAGGGGGCGATCAAGCTGATTGCGGATATGAATCTCTACTTTGAGTACATCCGCACgctcaagaacaaggacTTGCTCGCGTATTTCAAGGCGTTAAGGGAGCTGAGCCAGATTTATCTGATTGATGCGAAGCATGCCAAGGAGATGGCGACGATTATTGCTGATGGGGACAGGTTTGGGGGGATCTTtagggcggaggaggtgtatGAGTAtgcggagaggagggcggatTGGTAccaggtgaagagggaggtggagagggccaTGTATGGTTTGGAGTGTTGTGTTATGTAG
- a CDS encoding hypothetical protein (CAZy:AA3; COG:E; EggNog:ENOG503NYG8), whose protein sequence is MDKSERQNPSEMLGAHPNGPNGPYTPPLTPALHIDSPGTTDTRGQLSIDHLHIVHSPADLTHDSVRNQTETEPNLRHRRVRTADSESSSSTEAAMSSSSSSPNPRAASVFSTQTLISEETAPPPRATTPSRQDSHPIETYEGHQQDPSPHSTSRAKIRGYTDGRDDKAFPRISKPLELLRGSYDVVVIGSGYGGGVAASRMARTGQSVCVLERGREKWPGEYPTGAVEAFKELHYSGQLAPAFLKGKLVEGGNPTGMYHMIFGKGQNAVVCNGLGGTSLINANVFMEADKQTLSMKPWPKEIRENPKDYKKVEQVLEPTEYPSEWPELPKTKVFKEQAENLGMGHKFKKVKQTTRFRNGPNSCGVEMSPSSLTGQDATGVNDGSKTTTLVTYLADAWNWGAEMFCECEVRYIQKDEKEGYRVFFAWHGRNRGLFKGYLHNDLMWVHAKKAVFLGAGAIASTEILLRSKAMGLSMSDSVGQNMSGNGDMLAFGYNTDRHVNGMGKPVPSPYNPIGPTITSVIDNREGHENPLDGYVIEEGAIPHALSHLFQVMLDFMPGKKDPRDDTIIEKTQAALARWGSRLLGPYFKNGATERTQVYLVMSHDSNQAMLSLKDDKPVLEFLGVARSHHVKKLNNILERATEYVGGTLVHSPFYGIMGQQITVHPIGGACMARDNTGRTGVTNHVGQLFSGNGAEVHDGFVVTDASVIPTALGANPFATIAALAERSVEAYCESKELKISEEKNGILNLLGEPAHAPKRCRPKQRREQLKAEEELISIQTAKKVMDKARIVKASGIGFTEVMSGFLHADTKMTEDNRATYELAHRIGKSLCESARFFLSVQSFNTKEMISHVQHRGMLTGTFVCPAIRGSPFMVQRGEFNLFILNSKAPGTRNLTYDFDMTGVDGRRLHFHGYKVVDSSVALAPIQFWKATSTLYVTISEHVPGMCRDLDDEDAWRRGAPIAKGIMQIQPSDFLSQINTMTTTGSSFIRKAVSAASFLTYFTRRSMSLFLAPLTPLQYPTQTFTGFTNDTNPDSSYAIVASDGVTTRMHKWEPTHVPEGHQVKDLFMIPGASVDHQIFALPTIPFNAVNYFRRAGYRVWVSVHRIGQLMIAGNNWTTFDARLDLRACLEYIRKSQTTTLTPKLASPEKVYCVAHCMGSVAFSSGLLDGTIPPSWILGINCSQVFMNPIWGPANMAKVMAGGPLPLDKLYNAVCGSWFSCSTSKDEGWAQYLLNQALRLYPQSRKEMCNNAACHRTSLVFGRCWNHHNLNEATHRQIDRFFGGVNMRLLNLLMKMGYEGHVMTNAPMYEPLDTRENVQRLKGIPIMLWVGRDNAVLSPEATERTYEVLCSQFEDGDYKRKVVPGYGHLDGWMGRNAWRDVYPFVREEVDRVVRGEGYRFEEPDDEFKAMVHGNEIYY, encoded by the exons ATGGACAAATCCGAGAGACAAAACCCTTCGGAGATGTTGGGAGCCCATCCCAACGGACCGAACGGGCCCTACACACCTCCTCTCACCCCAGCCCTTCACATTGATAGCCCTGGCACCACCGACACCAGAGGCCAGCTCTCCATCGACCATCTTCACATCGTCCACAGTCCAGCCGATTTGACGCATGACAGCGTAAGGAAccagacagagacagagcCCAACCTGCGACACAGAAGAGTCCGAACCGCCGACTCGgaatcctcttcctcaaccgaAGCAGCCAtgtccagctcctcctccagccccaacccccgaGCAGCGTCTGTCTTTAGCACCCAAACCCTCATCAGCGAGGAaaccgcccctcctcccagagccacaaccccctcccgccaGGACTCCCACCCCATCGAAACCTACGAGGGCCACCAGCAAGACCCCTCCCCTCACAGCACCTCCCGGGCCAAGATCAGGGGGTACACCGACGGGAGAGACGACAAGGCTTTTCCTCGCATCTCCAAGCCGCTTGAGCTGCTGAGGGGATCGTACGACGTGGTTGTGATCGGATCTGGGtatggcggcggtgttgcTGCCTCCCGCATGGCGAGGACGGGGCAGTCGGTCTGTGTGcttgagagggggagggagaagtgGCCGGGGGAGTATCCTACCGGCGCGGTGGAGGCGTTCAAGGAGCTGCACTACTCGGGGCAGCTGGCCCCGGCGTTTTTAAAGGggaagctggtggagggtgggaaCCCTACCGGCATGTATCATATGATTTTTGGGAAGGGACAGAATGCGGTTGTTTGTAACG GTCTCGGTGGCACTAGTCTGATCAATGCGAATGTGTTTATGGAGGCGGATAAGCAGACGCTGTCTATGAAGCCTTGGCCTAAGGAGATTAGGGAAAACCCAAAGG ACTACAAGAAGGTGGAACAGGTCCTTGAACCTACCGAGTACCCCAGCGAGTGGCCCGAACTCCCCAAGACCAAAGTCTTCAAGGAACAAGCCGAAAACCTGGGCATGGGTCacaagttcaagaaggtcaagcaGACAACACGCTTCCGCAATGGTCCCAACAGCTGCGGCGTTGAGATGTCCCCATCCAGCCTCACAGGCCAGGACGCCACGGGGGTCAACGACGgctccaaaaccaccaccctcgtcaCCTACCTAGCCGACGCCTGGAACTGGGGCGCCGAAATGTTCTGCGAGTGCGAGGTGCGGTATATCCAAAAGGACGAGAAAGAAGGCTACCGTGTCTTCTTCGCCTGGCACGGCAGGAACCGCGGGCTCTTCAAAGGCTATCTTCACAACGACCTTATGTGGGTCCATGCGAAAAAGGCCGTCTTCCTCGGTGCCGGCGCCATTGCTTCGACCGAGATCCTACTCAGGAGCAAGGCTATGGGCCTTTCCATGAGTGACAGTGTCGGACAGAACATGAGCGGGAACGGCGACATGTTGGCGTTTGGATACAACACCGACAGACACGTCAACGGGATGGGCAAGCCGGTCCCGTCGCCGTATAACCCCATCGGGCCAACGATTACGAGTGTGATTGATAACCGGGAGGGACACGAGAACCCGTTGGATGGGTATGTGATCGAGGAGGGGGCTATTCCCCATGCTCTGTCGCATCTTTTCCAGGTCATGTTGGACTTCATGCCGGGAAAGAAGGACCCGAGGGATGATACTATCATCGAGAAGACGCAGGCTGCTCTGGCGAGATGGGGTTCTAGACTTTTGGGACCCTACTTCAAGAATGGCGCTACGGAACGGACGCAGGTGTATCTGGTCATGTCGCATGACAGCAATCAGGCCATGCTGTCGCTGAAGGACGACAAGCCCGTTCTAGAATTCCTCGGCGTCGCTCGCAGCCACCacgtcaagaagctcaacaaCATCTTGGAGCGGGCCACAGAGTATGTTGGAGGTACCTTGGTACACAGCCCCTTTTACGGGATCATGGGCCAGCAAATCACAGTTCATCCCATTGG TGGTGCCTGCATGGCTCGAGACAATACGGGGAGGACTGGTGTTACCAACCATGTCGGTCAGCTCTTTAGCGGAAACGGAGCGGAAGTCCATGACGGGTTTGTGGTTACAGATGCCTCTGTGATTCCGACTGCGCTGGGTGCCAACCCTTTTGCCACTATCGCTGCTTTGGCGGAACGATCGGTGGAGGCGTACTGCGAGtccaaggagctcaagattAGCGAGGAGAAGAATGGCATTCTCAACTTGCTCGGGGAGCCGGCGCATGCTCCCAAGCGGTGCAGGCCCAAGCAGAGGCGGGAGCAGTTGAAGGCTGAGGAAGAGCTGATCAGCATTCAGACGGCAAAGAAGGTCATGGACAAGGCTCGGATTGTCAAGGCTAGCGGCATTGGCTTTACCGAGGTCATGTCTGGCTTTCTTCATGCTGATACCAAGATGACCGAGGATAACCGGGCGACGTATGAGCTTGCTCATCGCATTGGTAAGTCGCTCTGTGAGAGCGCGAGGTTCTTCCTCAGCGTGCAGTCTTTCAACACCAAGGAGATGATCAGCCATGTGCAGCATCGTGGGATGCTGACCGGCACTTTTGTCTGCCCGGCCATTCGTGGGTCCCCGTTCATGGTGCAGAGAGGAGAGTTTAATCTGTTCATCCTCAACTCCAAAGCTCCGGGGACTCGCAACCTGACCTACGACTTTGACATGACTGGTGTCGATGGCAGGAGGCTGCACTTCCACGGCTACAAGGTGGTTGACTCGTCGGTTGCCCTGGCCCCTATCCAGTTCTGGAAGGCAACCAGCACCCTCTACGTGACCATCAGCGAGCACGTCCCAGGCATGTGCCGCGatctcgacgacgaggacgccTGGCGCAGAGGCGCCCCCATCGCAAAGGGCATCATGCAAATCCAACCTAGCGACTTCCTCTCCCAGATCAACACcatgaccaccaccggcagcagCTTCATCCGCAAAGCCGTCAGCGCCGCCAGTTTCCTGACTTACTTCACCCGCCGCTCCAtgtccctcttcctcgcccctctcacccccctccaatACCCAACCCAAACGTTTACCGGCTTCACAAacgacaccaaccccgacagCTCCTACGCCATCGTCGCCTCGGACGGCGTAACAACCCGCATGCACAAATGGGAGCCCACCCACGTCCCAGAAGGCCACCAGGTAAAAGACCTCTTCATGATCCCCGGCGCGAGCGTCGACCACCAAATCTTTGCCCTCCCTACCATCCCCTTCAACGCAGTCAACTACTTCCGTCGAGCAGGCTACCGCGTCTGGGTGTCCGTCCACCGCATCGGCCAGCTCATGATCGCAGGCAACAACTGGACAACGTTTGACGCCCGCCTCGACCTCCGCGCCTGCCTGGAATACATCCGCAAATCccagaccaccaccctcacccccaaactCGCCTCCCCGGAAAAAGTCTACTGCGTCGCCCACTGCATGGGCTCGGtagccttctcctccggcctCCTAGACGGGAcaatccccccctcctggATCTTGGGGATAAACTGCTCACAGGTATTCATGAACCCCATCTGGGGACCCGCCAATATGGCCAAAGTCATGGCTGGCGGTCCTTTGCCTCTTGACAAGTTATACAACGCCGTCTGCGGCTCTTGGTTCAGCTGCTCGACGAGCAAAGACGAGGGATGGGCTCAGTATCTCCTTAACCAAGCCCTGAGGCTATACCCCCAATCCCGCAAAGAAATGTGCAACAATGCCGCCTGCCACCGAACTTCGTTGGTGTTTGGTCGGTGCTggaaccaccacaacctcaacgagGCTACACACCGGCAGATCGACCGGTTTTTCGGGGGGGTGAACATGCGGTTGCTGAATTTGCTCATGAAGATGGGCTACGAGGGTCATGTCATGACCAATGCGCCAATGTATGAACCTCTGGACACGAGGGAGAATGTCCAACGACTAAAAGGGATACCTATCATGCTCTGGGTGGGCAGGGATAACGCTGTCTTGTCACCCGAGGCTACCGAGCGGACGTACGAGGTGTTGTGCAGCCAGTTTGAGGACGGGGATTACAAGCGCAAGGTTGTGCCGGGGTATGGGCATCtggatgggtggatggggagaaaCGCGTGGAGGGATGTGTACCCgtttgtgagggaggaggtggacagggtggtgaggggggaggggtacaGGTTTGAGGAGCCGGATGATGAGTTCAAGGCGATGGTGCACGGGAATGAGATTTATTATTAG
- the GDH3 gene encoding NADP-dependent glutamate dehydrogenase (EggNog:ENOG503NVMC; COG:E): protein MSNLPSEPEFEQAYKELYYTLENSTLFKKNPEYRTALKVISIPERVIQFRVIWEDDNGDLQVNRGYRVQFNSALGPYKGGLRLHPSVNLSILKFLGFEQIFKNALTGLMMGGGKGGSDFDPKGKSDNEIRRFCVSFMRELARYIGADTDVPAGDIGVGGREIGYMFGAYRRERNKFTGVLTGKGLHWGGSLIRPEATGFGLVYYVGHMLEYAGVTDGWKNKRVSISGSGNVAQYAALKVIELGGKVVSLSDSKGSLIATGEQGVTPEDIAAIAELKLNRGSLSDYSHKDNLKYLDGVRPWVHVGKVDIALPSATQNEVSKEEAEALVAAGCKFIAEGSNMGCTLEAIEVFENERREKKGEAIWYAPGKAANCGGVAVSGLEMSQNSQRLAWTKEEVDSKLKEIMKCAFFQGLNTAKEYVEATEGEYPSLVAGSNIAGFVKVARAMKETGDWWDNQLNKEAADAEVTSDSGFAA from the exons ATGTCCAACCTTCCTTCTGAGCCCGAGTTCGAGCAGGCCTACAAGG AGCTCTACTACACCCTCGAGAACAGCACCCTCTTCAAGAAGAACCCCGAGTACCGCACCGCCCTCAAggtcatctccatccccgaGCGTGTCATCCAGTTCCGCGTCATCTGGGAGGACGACAATGGCGACCTCCAGGTGAACCGTGGTTATCGTGTCCAGTTCAACTCGGCCCTCGGCCCGTACAAGGGTGGTCTCAGACTTCACCCCTCCGTCAACCTTTCCATCCTCAAGTTCCTCGGCTTCGAGCAGATCTTCAAGAATGCCCTCACTGGCC tgatgatgggtggtggcaagGGTGGTTCCGACTTCGACCCCAAGGGCAAGAGTGACAACGAGATTCGCCGCTTCTGCGTTTCCTTCATGCGCGAGCTCGCCAGATACATTGGTGCCGATACCGATGTTCCCGCTGGTGAtatcggtgttggtggccgCGAGATCGGTTACATGTTCGGTGCCTACCGCCGTGAGCGCAACAAGTTCACTGGTGTCCTTACCGGCAAGGGTCTCCACTGGGGTGGCTCTCTCATCCGTCCCGAGGCCACTGGTTTCGGCCTCGTCTACTATGTCGGCCACATGCTCGAGTATGCTGGTGTGACCGATGGCTGGAAGAACAAGCGCGTCTCCATCTCGGGCTCCGGCAACGTCGCCCAGTATGCTGCCCTCAAGGTCATCGAGCTCGGCGGCAAGGTCGTCTCTCTTTCCGACTCCAAGGGCTCTCTCATCGCCACTGGCGAGCAGGGCGTCACCCCCGAAGATATCGCCGCCATTGCtgagctcaagctcaaccgCGGCTCTCTCTCCGACTACAGCCACAAGGACAACCTCAAGTACCTTGACGGTGTCCGCCCCTGGGTCCACGTCGGCAAGGTCGACATTGCTCTCCCTTCGGCCACCCAGAACGAGGtcagcaaggaggaggccgaggctcTTGTCGCCGCCGGCTGCAAGTTCATTGCTGAGGGTTCCAACATGGGCTGCACTCTCGAGGCCATCGAGGTCTTTGAGAACGAGCGCcgtgagaagaagggcgaggcCATCTGGTATGCCCCTGGCAAGGCTGCCAACTGTGGTGGTGTCGCCGTCTCCGGTCTCGAGATGTCCCAGAACAGCCAGCGTCTCGCCtggaccaaggaggaggttgacagcaagctcaaggagatcaTGAAGTGCGCCTTCTTCCAGGGTCTCAACACGGCCAAGGAGTACGTCGAGGCCACCGAGGGCGAGTATCCCAGCTTGGTTGCTGGTTCCAATATTGCCGGTTTCGTCAAGGTCGCCCGTGCCATGAAGGAGACCGGTGACTGGTGGGACAACCAGCTCAACAAGGAGGCTGCCGATGCCGAGGTCACCTCCGACTCTGGCTTCGCCGCTTAA